Part of the Paludisphaera borealis genome, CGCCGATGGGAAATTCACTCGCTGGCGCTTCGAGCTTGTATTCGGACCGAGTGGAATGGAAGCCCGAAGCGCCAGCGAGTGAATGGTTCCGACGGCCCCACGCTGATTCACTCGCTGGCGCTTCGGGCTTGCTTCGGAGGGTGTTCACGGCACGACCCAGTTCCCATTTTCATGAGGTCGGGCGCCCCAAACTGGGGCATGACGATTTGTCGCTGAAAACCTGGGGGCGGCCGTCAACGAATTTCTTCGTTCGCCGGATTGAGAAAGAGCGTCTCCCCTTAATTTACGATGGGATGCGCTCTTCTTTTGGCGTGACGTTTGAGGGAGAGGAGTCGCTTCGGCGCGGATATGAGGACAAGTCGGCCTGGGCCGGTTCCGACGCCCGAGGAACGCACGCTCACGAGCCGCCGACGTCGAGGAACACGTCCATCTGCTGGCCGACGTACACCCGCGCGGGAGGGTTGTCGGGGAGGATGTAGAGGACCTGGAGGACGCGGGTGTCGACACGTTCGGAGTTGTCGCCGGTGAGGCTTCGCTTGGGGATCACGTAGGGCTCGATGCGGAAGAATTCGAGGGGGAATTCGGGTTTGACCTGCCCCTTGAGGGTGGCGACGGCGGGGGCGCCTTCGCGGAACCGGAAGAGGTCGTTCTCATCGACGTCGACCCGCACGTGGAGGCGTTTGACCTCGCCGAGGACGACCATCGGCTCCTTCCACGACAGCGTCGCGAGCTGGCCGGGGCGGACGTTGACTTGCAAGACCTCGCCGTCGACCGGGGCGCGGACGACCAGGCGGTCGAGCATGATCTTGACGCTTTCGACCTGGCTGCGGGCCTCGACGACCGCCGCGCGCTGGACCGCGATGTCTTCCTTCCACGCGCCGGCCTTGAGCTTCGCCAGGTCGGCCTCGGACCTGGCCAGGGCCGCCTTGGCCGCCTGGACCGTGTAGCGGTCACGGTCGTAGTCGCTGGCGGCGAGCATTTTCCGCTGGAAAAGCTGAGAGTCGCGGTTGAAGGCCGCCTCGGCGTCGAGCAGTTTGGCCTGCGCCTCCTCGACGGCCGCCTCGGCCGGGGGGACGTCCTCGGCCCTCGGCATCCGTTCGAGCCTCCCGAGTTGCGCCTCGGCCGCCAGCAGCGCCGCCGAGCGCGATTGCAATTCGGCCTTCAGCTCACGGTCGTCGATGCTGAAGAGGGGTTCGCCCTTCTTGACGCGGTCGCCGACCCGCTTGTGCGGCGGCCGGTAGTCCGGCCGGCCGTCGACGTAGACCTCGGTGACGAGGCCCGGGGCGGAGGTGCCGATCGGGATGTTCTCACGCTGCGACTCCACCAGGCCCATGCCGTGGATGCTCTCGCGGAATCGGGAAGGCTGCTCCGGAGGGGGCTGTAACGGGGTCGAGGCCGGGGGCGCCTTGCTCTTGAAGACCGGCTTGCCGGACTTCAGGCTCATCTCGTAGGGCAAGACGCTCTGGACCGCCAGCAAAACTCCGAGAACGGCGACCAGCGGCAGCACGATTCGCGTGATCATGAGATCGAGTCCGATAGGAAGAGACGTGAAGGATCGGAAGGGATCAGGTCGTGTCGAATCAGGCGGCCGCGTGACGGTCGCGGTCCTCGATCTCGACGACGCGGCCGTCGTCCATGTGGGCGATCCGGTCGCCGAAATGAAAGACGCGGTTGTCGTGGGTGACGACGACCACGGCGCGGTCGGGCCGGACGACCGACTCGCGGATCAACTCCATCACCGTCAGGCCCGTGTCGTGGTCGAGCGCCGCGGTGGGCTCGTCGCAGACGAGCAGGTGGGGGTCGTGGACGAGCGCCCGGGCGATGGCCACGCGCTGCATCTGGCCGCCCGAGAGCTGCGACGGCAGGCTCTGGAGCTTCTTGCCCATGCCGACGGCCGTCAGCACCTCGCCCGCCTTACGGACCGCCGGAGCCTTGCTCCAACCGGCGATGACCAGCGGGATCGACGCGTTCTCCGCGGCCGTCAGCGCCGGCAACAGGTTGTACTGCTGGAACACGAAGCCGATCCGCCGGGCCCGGAACTTCGTCTTGGCCCGGTCGCTCATCTTGGTGACGTCCTCGCCGAAGATCGTCACCTCGCCCTGGTCGGCGTTGAGGATGCCGGCGATCACCGAAAGCAGCGTCGTCTTGCCGCATCCCGATGGGCCCACGATCAACGACATCTGGCCGGCGTACAGGTCGAGATTGATCCCGCCGAGAGCCTGGACCCGCTGATCGCCCGAGCCGAAGTGCTTCGTCAGCTCTCGAATCCGCACGGCCGTCTGGAGGCCCGCAGCCCCCTCGCCGGCCCTGGTTGTAGCTAATGCGCCCGACATGACGATCCCCCGCTCCCCTGTTCGCACCGAGACGAGCCTTCCCCGCGATCAGGCTGAGCGATCAGCTCCGGAAGACGATGGCCGGCTCCAGCCGGATGACGCGCTGGACGCTCACGAGGCTGGCCAGGACGCAGATGAAGATGATGGCCGCGGCCGTGGTCGGCAGGAGCTGCCAGGGGGTGAAGTAGGCCAGCTCGGTCGGGTTCCCCCAGCGGTCGAGCGTCTTGAAGCCGAACAGCGTCGACAACCCGACGCCGATCCCGTAGCCGATCGCTCCCACGACCGCCGCCTGCAACAGGATCATGCCGACGATCCGTCGGTTCGACGCCCCCATGGCCTTGAGCGAGCCGAACTGACGGATGTTCTCGATCGTGAAGTTGTAGAACGTCTGGCCGGCGATCGCCGTCCCGACCAGGAAGCCGAGGAAGACCGTGATCCCGAAGTTGATCGGGATGCCCGTGTAAATCAAATAATACTTGATCGTCCGGTACATGAAGGCTTCACTCGTGAGCGAGCCGAGGCCGGTCTGCCGCTGGATGCGCTCGGCGACGACCGCCGGCGGGATCTTGGCGCCGTTCTCGTCGTCGGCCGTCTGAGCGAGGATGAACGTGAGCATCTTCCGCTCCATCGGGATGAACTGCTTGGCCCGACTGTAGAGCGTGTAGACGACGGGGCTCGACTGGAACGTCCGGGTCGCCTCGCAGACGCCGACGATCACCGCGCGACGGTCGTTCATCTCGATTTCCGGGGTCGACTCGACGAACCGTCGCAACCGCGCGACGTACGCGTCGTCGGATTCGGGCGGGTCGGCGAACGGCTCGTCGAGATGGCATCCGGGGTACAGCTTCCGCAGACCGACCCGGTCGACGACGATCGACTCGGGCCGGCGCAGGTCTTCAAGCGAGCCGACCCACATCCGACCCTTCGGCTCCGCGCCGATCATCGGGCCGCCGGGAGGCGCGCCGACCATCGACGCGTCGTCCACGCCGATCAGGATCACCTGTTCGATCACGTTGATCAGCTTCGGGCTGTACCACCGGGCCGGGGGCGTCGCTGCTTCCTCGCCGCTCGGGGCCACCAGGTCGAGCACCTTCGTGAACGCGTTCGACGGCGCGGCGGACTGCTTCGCGCGCTGGCGGTCGCGTTCGAGCCGATCGGCCGGGAACGTCTTCACCTTCATGGCGTCGGGGAGGAAGGTCAGCTTCGCCCGGCCGTTCCCCTTGTAAAGCGGCACGGCCCACTTCACCCCCTTCACGCCGCGAACCCTCGGCAGGTTGTTCTCGAGCATCGGCTTGATGTCGTCGATGAACCGGACGCTCGGGTCCATCACCCAGAGGTCGGCGCCGGTGATGTCAGTGACCTGGGCGCAGGTTCGGAGCATCAGGCCGCAGAAGATCGACCCTTGCTGCGTGATCAGGGCCGCCGCGAACGTCAGGCCGATCACGATCCCGAAGAACTTGGCCCGGTCGCCCACCAGCATCTTGAGCGCGATCCAGTTCATGATCGAATCCTCGTGATTAAGAACGGACCTCGGCGACGGCGACCGGGCTTGCGGCCGGCGGACCCAACCCCAACGCTGCAAGGGTGAACTCGGCGATGTGATCGGCCAGGTACGAGGCGGTGAGCGCCTGATACCGGTCGTCGCCGATCAGTCGCTCCATGACCCGCCGCGCCGTCTTGTAATGCAGGCATTGGCCGATCACGCTGAAGCAAAGGACGTCCAGCCGCTGCTCGTCGGCCTCGGGACGGACCTCCCGCATGATCGCCTTGAGCTGTTCGAACCGGGGGCGGATCGACTCGCGGACCAGAAATTCGAGCGCCGGCGTCGGGTCGACGATCTCGCGCATCATCAACCGCGTCTGCCACGAATCGGCGCCGCCGAACGCGATGACGTGCTCGCAAAAATGCGTGATGAACGCCCGCAGCTTGTCGGCCGGCGAAAGCGGCGCGACCGCCGGCTCGGACGCAGGGTCGAGCCCGCAACGATGCGCTTCCAGCAACACCTCGCGATAAAGCTGCTCCTTGTCGCCGAAATGGTAATTCACCGCCGCCAGGTTCGCGCCCGCCCGTTCGCAGATCGCTCGTACCCGCGCCAGCTCGAACCCCTTCTCCGCGAACTCCTCGCCCGCGGCTTCCAGCAATCGCAATTTCGTCGGATCTTGAACCGCCATGCCGCCCCGCTCCGTCTCCAAAA contains:
- a CDS encoding CerR family C-terminal domain-containing protein, whose protein sequence is MAVQDPTKLRLLEAAGEEFAEKGFELARVRAICERAGANLAAVNYHFGDKEQLYREVLLEAHRCGLDPASEPAVAPLSPADKLRAFITHFCEHVIAFGGADSWQTRLMMREIVDPTPALEFLVRESIRPRFEQLKAIMREVRPEADEQRLDVLCFSVIGQCLHYKTARRVMERLIGDDRYQALTASYLADHIAEFTLAALGLGPPAASPVAVAEVRS
- a CDS encoding ABC transporter permease; this encodes MNWIALKMLVGDRAKFFGIVIGLTFAAALITQQGSIFCGLMLRTCAQVTDITGADLWVMDPSVRFIDDIKPMLENNLPRVRGVKGVKWAVPLYKGNGRAKLTFLPDAMKVKTFPADRLERDRQRAKQSAAPSNAFTKVLDLVAPSGEEAATPPARWYSPKLINVIEQVILIGVDDASMVGAPPGGPMIGAEPKGRMWVGSLEDLRRPESIVVDRVGLRKLYPGCHLDEPFADPPESDDAYVARLRRFVESTPEIEMNDRRAVIVGVCEATRTFQSSPVVYTLYSRAKQFIPMERKMLTFILAQTADDENGAKIPPAVVAERIQRQTGLGSLTSEAFMYRTIKYYLIYTGIPINFGITVFLGFLVGTAIAGQTFYNFTIENIRQFGSLKAMGASNRRIVGMILLQAAVVGAIGYGIGVGLSTLFGFKTLDRWGNPTELAYFTPWQLLPTTAAAIIFICVLASLVSVQRVIRLEPAIVFRS
- a CDS encoding ABC transporter ATP-binding protein — protein: MSGALATTRAGEGAAGLQTAVRIRELTKHFGSGDQRVQALGGINLDLYAGQMSLIVGPSGCGKTTLLSVIAGILNADQGEVTIFGEDVTKMSDRAKTKFRARRIGFVFQQYNLLPALTAAENASIPLVIAGWSKAPAVRKAGEVLTAVGMGKKLQSLPSQLSGGQMQRVAIARALVHDPHLLVCDEPTAALDHDTGLTVMELIRESVVRPDRAVVVVTHDNRVFHFGDRIAHMDDGRVVEIEDRDRHAAA
- a CDS encoding HlyD family secretion protein; translation: MITRIVLPLVAVLGVLLAVQSVLPYEMSLKSGKPVFKSKAPPASTPLQPPPEQPSRFRESIHGMGLVESQRENIPIGTSAPGLVTEVYVDGRPDYRPPHKRVGDRVKKGEPLFSIDDRELKAELQSRSAALLAAEAQLGRLERMPRAEDVPPAEAAVEEAQAKLLDAEAAFNRDSQLFQRKMLAASDYDRDRYTVQAAKAALARSEADLAKLKAGAWKEDIAVQRAAVVEARSQVESVKIMLDRLVVRAPVDGEVLQVNVRPGQLATLSWKEPMVVLGEVKRLHVRVDVDENDLFRFREGAPAVATLKGQVKPEFPLEFFRIEPYVIPKRSLTGDNSERVDTRVLQVLYILPDNPPARVYVGQQMDVFLDVGGS